GCCGTAGACGTTGCGTGCGTCGTCGCCCTTCAGGCCGAGGATCTCGTACTGGGCGGCCTGGGTGGTGAGCCCCTTGGGGCCCTCCTCGCGCGCCTCGACGAAGACGCGGGCCTCGGCGGCGGTGACCTTGGTCTCCCAGGGCTTCATCTGCCCGGTCTCGGAGTACGTGACCTTGAACTCGCGTTTCGCCTCGGGGACGGTGACGTCCTGTGTGGAGACGTACTCGACGCCCCTGGGCGAGCGGAAGACGGTGCCCTTCTTGAGGGTGACGGCCTTGTCGGGGCTCTCGTTCTTCACGCGCATGGTGCCGCCCGCGCGCTTGACCTCGCCGTCGAGGACCTCGTACCGGGCGGTGCCGCCCGCGACGAGGAGGCGGCCGTCGGGGAGCTGGCTGTGGCCCGCGCAGAAGAAGTCCTCGGGGGTGTTGACGGCCTGGAAGGTGTTGGCGGCCGGGTCCCACAGGATCGTCTTGAAGGTCCCGGCGTCGAAGAACTTCTGGTTGTTGCCGGACCCGGCGATGAGGAGGACCTTGCCGCTGCGCAGGAGGGCGGCGTGGATGGCGTTGAGCCGGTGGTCGCCGGGGACGTGGACCTCCGCCCAGGAGCCGTACTTCGCCTTGTAACCGGGCTGGGAGATCTTGTAGGCGTGGTACTTCTCCTCGGCGAAGGAGATCGCGGCGGGCGCGTTAAGACCGGCGAGGACGATGACGGCGCCGCCGCCGAGCAGGGTCCTCTTGAACTTCCTGGAGGGCTGGTAGGCCATGGGTCAGTTCCCTCCCGGGGTGGTGGCGAGGGCCGCCTCGGGGTCCTCGCCGTGCTCGGCCGCGGGCAGGGCGGCCGTGGCGCGGCCGGTGGCGGCGCGGCGCTCCCGGGCGGCGGACCAGGCCCAGACGGCGACGGGCGCGATGCTGACGGCGAGGGCGAGGACGGCCCAGGTGCGCATGGCGGCGTGGGTGTGGCCGAAGTGGACGGACGCGAGGAGCGAGGCCGCGAGGACGGCGGCCCAGCCGAGGTGGACACGGAAGGTCAGCAGCCGGTCCGGGCTGGCCCGGCCGCCCTTGGGGGTGACGACGAACCGGCCGCTGGTGCGCAGGACGGCGGAGGTCAGCGACCTGAGGTAGACGGGCGCGGAGAGGGCGGACATGGCCATCCCGGCGACGCCGCCGGAGCCCTCGGGCTCGTGCGGGGAGACGTTGTGGCGCCGGTTCCACAGGTAGAGGCCGATCTGGAGGGCGGCGGCGTCGCTGTAGAGCATCAGCCACACGGAGGTGGACACCTGCGTGCCGGACGCCCCGAACCAGAGGTGGAGGACGCAGCTGAGGACGCCGAGGAGCCAGTTGACGGCGGTCATCGGGTAGTAGACGAGCATGAGGGTGTAGTTGAGGAGCCGCCCGGGCGGCAGGCTGAACGGCGCCTTCCAGAACTGCTTGAGCAGCGTCTCGTACGTACCGCGTGACCAGCGGATCTGCTGGGTGAAGAAGTCGGTCCAGGAGGCGGGGCCCTCGCCGACGGCCAGCACGTCGGGGGTGTAGACGGAGCGCCAGTGCCGTCCTGTGACGGGGTTCCGGCGGCGGTGCAGCTCGAAGCCGGTGGCCATGTCCTCGGTGACGGAGTCGTAGAGTCCGCCGGCCTGGAGGAGGGCGCTGATCCGTACGACGTTGTTGGTGCCGACGAACATGGGGGCGCGGTAGCGGTTCCCGGCGCGCTGGATGAGGGCGTGGAACAGGAACTGCTGGGACTCGGCGGCCTTGGTGACGGCGGAGTCGTAGTTGCCGTACACCTGCGGGCCCACGACGAACGCGACGTCGGGGTCGCGGAAGTAGCCGAGCATCCGCTCCAGGAAGTTCGGCAGCGGTACGTGGTCGGTGTCGACGGACGCGAAGTAGTCGTACGCGCCGCCGTGCAGGGCGAGCCAGGCGTTGTAGTTCCCGTGCTTGGTCCTCGCCTTGTGGGTGCCGGACGGGCGGTTCCACTCGGGGACGCCCCTGCGGGTGAAGTGGCGTATGCCCAGCTCGGCGCAGAGGGCGCGGGCCCGCTCGTCGTCGCCCTCGTCGAGCAGCCACACGTCCAGGACGCCCTGGTGGCGGACGCGGACGGCGCCCTCCAGGGTGGCGCGGACCATGGACAGGGGCTCCTTGCCGGGGACGTACGTCGTGAGGAAGGCGACGCGGGTGCCCGGTTCGGGCGGGACGGGCACGGGGTCGCGGGCGACGAGCGTGGCGTGGGCGATCGACACGACGTTGACCAGCATGAACAGGCAGATGAGCCCGATGGAGACGAGCATCACCGTGTCGCACGCGACCAGCCACCCCGGGGCGCCCTCCCGGCGGGTCCGGTGGCTGGGCCACACGAGGTAGGCGAGGAGGACGGCGGAGAGCACCGGGGCGAGGGTCATGAGCAGGACGGCGCGTATTCGGCGCGGCTCGCGTCCGAGCAGGCTGCGGTACTCGACGGTGTACGCCGCCGGACCCGGGTCCGTCAGGGGGCCGGCGAGGCGGCTGTAGGCGTCGTAGTCGTAGCCGCCGCGGGTGCCGTCGCTGTCGGGCAGCACGGGTGCCTCCAGCCTGTCGGGCGAGATCGCTTACCCCCACGAAAGGGGACGGGAGTCCGCCCGTCGAGCCGAAGACCTCCGACCGGGCGTACGGCCCCGCGCGTCGGCGCGCAGGCGCCGGGACGCCGGGACGCCGGGGGCGGGGAGCCGCCCGCGGCCCCGGGCGCGCCGGGCACGGCGGGCGTGCGGTGCGGGAGCGCGCCCGAACTCACCCGCCGGTCGGGCCGGATCCGGGCTTGGGTAGCTTGGGGCGCTGTCGCTCACGGCGACACCAGCTGCTCGGAACGGTGTTCGGGGGAGATGCGGCGGCCATGGCAGGAAACGCACGACGGTGGAAGATCGCGGTGCCGCTGGTGTCGCTCGCGCTCATCGGCTCCTGGGTGCACCTCTCGTACAACACGAACGTGCTCGGTGACGAGGAGCTGTGCGGCGGGCTGGTGTCCGCGCGGGCGGCCGAGACGGCGTTCTCCCGGACGGGCCGGGTCTCCGACGACGGCCGCCCCGGCCCCCGCGCGAACGAGGCGTCGTTCGACTGCTGGCTCGACAACACCTCCGCCCTCCCCGGCTCCGCGGACCTGGAGATGCACCTCTACACCACCCGCGACCGGGGCGACGAGGCGTTCACGGGCGGACCTTCTCCGTCCCCTCCACGAGAGCCGGAGACCCGCTCCACCACCGTCCCGCCGTGCGGCTGCGGCAGTACCGTAAAGACCTCAGCAAGGCGTTCGACACGGCCGCCCGGAAGGCCCTCGGCTGCGGGTGAGGACAGCGCTGTGCCCCGCCCGTGAGCGTCACGGGCGGGGCACAGGAGCAGGCAGGCGGCAGGGCGGGCCGTCAGGCCAGGTGGCGTTCGACCGTCTCGACCTTGGAGGTCAGCCCGTCGGTCACGCCCGGGCGGATGTCCGCCTTCAGGACCAGGGAGACGCGCGGCGCGCGGGCCTCGACGGCCGCGACCGCGCGGCGGACGACGTCCATGACCTCGTCCCACTCGCCCTCCACGGACGTGAACATCGCGTCCGTACGGTTCGGCAGGCCCGACTCGCGGACGACGCGGACGGCCTCGGCGACGTACTCGCCGACGTCCTCGCCCACGCCCAGCGGCGTCACGGAGAAGGCGACGATCACGCGTCCACCGTCCCCTCGCGGCGGGCGCGGGAGGCGATCACCGCGTCGTCGGCGGCGCGCTTGAGCTTGCGGTCGGCGTAGAAGCCGCCGAACGGCACCACGGACAGGACGAAGTACAGCGCGCCGGTCCTCACGTCCCACTTGGCGTTCTTCCAGGCGTCAAGCCAGAAGACCACGTACAGCAGGAACAGGAAGCCGTGGACGGCGCCCATGAAGGGGACGGCGTTGAACTCCGTCGTGCGCTTCAGGACCGAGCAGACGAGCAGCACGAGGAAGGAGACCGCCTCGGGGCCGGAGACGAGCCGGAGGCGGTGGAGGGCGGATGCGGTCTTGATGTCCACGGGAACAGGCACCTCTGCGTCGGGAGCGGTCTTGTGAATGGGCGCACAAGCGTCCCGCCCATTGTGGCAGGGGGCCGGAGTGTGGCGACCCATCGGGGTGGGGGCGGGGGGTGTGGCGGGCCCGAACAGGACCCCGGTGGTGTCCGCCGCGCCGCCCGTGCGGTTACCGTCGGGCCGTGGCAACCTTCCGACTCCAAGGCAGCAAGGTCCTCGCCGTCGATCTGAGCGGGGACGCGGTCCGGGCGAAGAACGGCTCGATGGTCGCGTACGAGGGCGACATGGCCTTCAAGAAGATGAGCGGCGGCGGCGAGGGCCTCCGCGGCATGGTCACCCGGCGGCTCACCGGCGAGCAGCTGGAGGTCATGGAGGTGCGGGGGCAGGGCGTCTGCTACTTCGCCGACCGGGCCTCCGACATCACGCTCCTGGCGCTGCACGGCGACAAGCTGAACGTCGAGGCGAGCAACCTGCTGTGCTCCGACGGCTCCCTGCGCACGGGTACGACGTTCACCGGGCTGCGCGGCGGCGCGACCGGCACGGGCCTGTTCACGACGACCGTCGAGGGCTCCGGGCAGGTGGCGATCATGTCCGACGGGCCCGCGGTGGTGCTGCGGGTGACCCCGCGGTTCCCGCTGGCGGTGGACCCGGGGGCGTACGTGGCGCACCAGGGGAACCTGCGGCAGACCTTCCAGTCCGGTGTCACGTTCCGCACGCTGCTGGGCGAGGGGGGCGGCGAGGCGTTCCAGATCCGCTTCGAGGGCGACGGGCTCGTGTACGTCCAGCCCAGCGAGCGCAACACGGTGGGAGGCGACGTCTGATGCCGTTCCGGGAGATCAACTCCAAGATGGTCGAGGCCACGGTCGCGCCGGGGCAGCGGATGTTCAGCCAGCGCGGGGCGATGCTCGCGTACACCGGCGACGTCACATTCACGCCGAACACGGCCGGCGGGCAGGGCGGCGTCATGGCGATGCTCGGCCGGCGCGCGGCGGGCGAGGCGGCTCCGCTGATGACCGTCGAGGGCAGCGGCACGGTGCTGTTCGGGCACGGCGGCCACCACGTCCAGGTGATCCGCCTGTCCGGGGAGACGCTGTACGTGGAGGCCGACCGGCTGCTGGCGTTCGACGGGACGCTGGAGCAGGGCACGATGTTCATGGGCTCCCAGGGCGGGGTGATGGGCATGGTGCGGGGCCAGGTGACCGGGCAGGGCCTGTTCACCACGACCCTCAAGGGGCACGGGGCGGTCGCCGTCATGGCGCACGGCGGGGTGATCGAGCTGCCGATCGCCCCGGGCCGACCGGTCCATGTGGACCCGCAGGCGTACGTCGCCCACCACGGCGACGTACGGAACAAGCTGTCCACGGCGCTGGGCTGGCGCGACATGGTGGGGCGCGGCTCGGGCGAGGCGTTCCAGCTGGAGCTGAGCGGCAGTGGTGCGGTGTACGTCCAGGCGTCGGAGGAGAAGCTGTGAGCACGACCGCGGTGTTCGACCCGTCGAACCTGCCGAGCGACGACAACGTCAACCCGTACACCTTCTGCGTGGACCTCAAGGGCTCCCGGTGGTTCCTCCAGAAGGGGAAGATGATCGCGTACTACGGGGACATCGCCTTCAACGGCGTGGGCCACGGGCCGCTGGACCGGCTGGTGCGGACGAGCTTCCACTCGCCGATGCACGCCGGGGACTGGGTGGTCGCGGAGGGCAGCGGGAAGATGCTGCTCGCGGACCGGGCGTTCGACGTGAACTCGTACGACCTCGAGGACGGCAATCTGACGATCCGGGCCGGGAACCTGCTGGCGTTCGAGCCGTCGCTGTCGCTGAAGCAGTCGATCGTGCCGGGTTTCCTGACGCTGATCGGTACGGGGAAGTTCGTGGCGGCGTCCAACGGGCCGGTGGTGTTCATGGAGCCGCCGATCCGGGTGGACCCGCAGGCGCTGGTGGGCTGGGCGGACTGCCCGTCGCCGTGCCACCACTACGACCACGGGTACATGAAGGGCGTGCTGGGCGGGCTGCGGGCGCTGACCGGGATGGGCGGGGCGTCGGGCGAGGAGCACCAGTTCGAGTTCGTCGGGGCCGGTACGGTGCTGCTCCAGTCGTCGGAGGCGCTGATGCCGGAGCAGGGCACGGGAACCGTTCCTCATGAGCCGGGCGTCCCCGGTGGCGGCGCGCCGCCCGCGGGGCACGGTTCCGGCCATGGCTCACAGGGGGCGGTACCGGGTCTTCCCGGCCAGCTGGGCGACCTCAGGCGTCGCTTCGGGCTGTGAGCGGTAGTCTGCGGAGTGTGACGCGCTCGAACGTCTGCGCCCTTGCGGGGGCGGAGGCGTTCGAGGACGGGGGACGGGGAAGCGAAGCGGCGTCACTTCACTTCGTCCAATTTTCAACATCTTAGGTAGAATCCATATATGGAGACCGAGACGGCCACCCCGTGGCTGACCGATGCCGAACAGTGCGCCTGGCGCACCTACCTGGACGTCAACCGACTCCTGACGTACCAGATGGAGAAGGACCTCCAGCCGTTCGGACTGACCTACAACGACTACGAGATCCTCGTGAACCTCTCGGAGTCCCCCGACCGGCGGATGCGGATGAGTGACCTCGCCGCGGCCACCCTCCAGTCCAAGAGCCGGCTCTCCCACCAGATCACCCGCATGGAGAACGCCGGTCTCGTCCGCCGCGAGAACTGCGAGTCGGACCGGCGCGGCCTGTACGCCGTGCTCACCGACCAGGGCATGGAGACCATGCGCAAGGTGGCACCCCACCACGTCGAGTCGGTGCGCAGGCACTTCATCGACCAGCTCTCCCCCGAGGCCCTCAGCGGGCTGCACGCCTCCCTGGGGCCCATCGCGGAGCACCTGCGCGGACTGCGCGGCAAGCCGTAACCCGGCGCTCCACGCCCCCGCGCTGCCCCGCGGGGCCACTGCCCCGGTGAGGGTCACGCCGACCGGCCCTCCACCGCCAAGGTGACGACAGACGGGGAACGGCCCCGCCCCTGACCGGGACGGGGCCGTTCGCCGTGTGCGGGCGGCGTACGGGTCCGTACGCCCCCGAGGGAGCCCTCAGCGGCCCGTCAGGCCCGCCACCAGCTCGTCGGCCGCCGCGTACGGGTCGAGCTCGCCCGCCACGATCCGCTCGGCCAGCGTGCCCAGGCGCCGGTCGCCGCTCAGGTCGCCGATCCGCTCGCGCAGCGCGGTGACCGCGATGGTCTCCACCTCGTGCGCGGCGCGGGCCCTGCGCCGCTCCGCGAGGACGCCGTGCTCCTCCATCCAGGCGCGGTGCTTCTCCAGGGCCTCCACGACCTCGTCGACGCCCTCCCCGCGCGCGGCGACCGTCTTGACGATCGGCGGCCGCCAGTCGCCGGGCGCCCGGGACTCGCCGAGGCCCAGCATGTGGTTCAGCTCGCGGGCCGTCGCGTCGGCGCCGTCCCGGTCCGCCTTGTTCACCACGTACACGTCGCCGATCTCCAGGATGCCGGCCTTCGCCGCCTGGATGCCGTCGCCCATGCCGGGCGCCAGCAGCACCACCGACGTGTCGGCCTGCGAGGCGATCTCCACCTCGGACTGGCCCACGCCGACGGTCTCCACCAGCACCACGTCGCAGCCGGCCGCGTCCAGCACCCGGATCGCCTGCGGCGCCGCCCACGCCAGACCGCCCAGATGGCCGCGGGTGGCCATGGAGCGGATGTAGACGCCCGGGTCGGAGGCGTGCTCGGACATCCGGACCCGGTCGCCCAGCAGGGCGCCGCCGGAGAACGGCGACGACGGGTCGACCGCCAGCACGCCGACCCGCTTGCCGGCCCTGCGGTACGCGGAGACCAGCGCCGACGTGGACGTGGACTTGCCGACGCCGGGCGAACCCGTCAGGCCCACCACGTACGCGCCGCCCGAGAGCGGGGCCAGGGCCGCCATCACCTCACGGAGCTGCGGGGACGCCCCCTCCACGAGCGAGATCAGCCGGGCCACGGCACGCGGCCGGCCCTCCCGTGCCTGGGCGACCAGTGCGGGGACGTCCACCATCACGTACAGAGCTCCTTACTTCGCCGAAGCGCTCGGGACACGGACGATCAGCGCGTCGCCCTGGCCGCCGCCGCCGCACAGGCCCGCCGCGCCGATGCCGCCGCCGCGCCGCTTGAGCTCCAGCGCCAGGTGCAGCACGATACGGGCGCCGGACATGCCGATGGGGTGGCCCAGCGCGATCGCGCCACCGTTGACGTTCACCTTTTCAGGGGACACGCCCAGATCCTTCATGGACTGCACGGCGACGGCGCCGAACGCCTCGTTGATCTCGATCAGGTCGAGGTCCTCGACGCCGAGGCCCTCCTTCTTCAGGGCGTGCAGGATCGCGTTGGACGGCTGGGACTGGAGGCTGTTGTCCGGGCCCGCGACATTGCCGTGGGCGCCGATCTCGGCGATCCACTCCAGGCCGAGCTCCTCCGCCTTGGCCTTGCTCATCACGACGACGGCCGCGGCGCCGTCGGAGATCTGCGAGGACGAACCGGCGGTGATCGTGCCGTCCTTGTCGAACGCCGGGCGGAGCTTGGCGAGCGTCTCGACGGTCGTGTCGGGGCGGATGCCCTCGTCCTTGGCGCAGATCACCGGGTCGCCCTTGCGCTGCGGGATCTCGATCGGGGTGATCTCGGCCTCGAACAGGCCGTTCTTCTGAGCGGCCGCCGCGCGCTGGTGCGACAGGGCGGACACCTCGTCCTGCTCGGCGCGGCCGATGCCGAGGCGGGTGTTGTGCCGCTCGGTGGAGTAGCCCATGGCGATGTGCTCGAACGGGTCGGTGAGCCCGTCGTGCGCCATCGAGTCGAGCATCTCGATCGCACCGTACTTGTAGCCCTCGCGGGACTTGGGCAGCAGGTGCGGGGCGTTGGTCATGGACTCCTGGCCACCGGCGACGATCACGTCGAACTCGCCGGCGCGGATCAGCTGGTCCGCGAGCGCGATGGCGTCGAGGCCGGAGAGGCAGACCTTGTTGACGGTCAGCGCCGGGACGCTCATCGGGATGCCCGCCTTGACGGCGGCCTGGCGGGCGGGGATCTGCCCGGCGCCTCCCGTGAGGACCTGGCCCATGATCACGTACTGCACCTGGTCGCCGCCGATGCCCGCCCGGTCGAGGGCGGCCTTGATGGCGAAGCCGCCGAGGTCCGCGCCGGAGAAGGACTTGAGGGAGCCGAGCAGGCGGCCCATGGGTGTACGGGCACCCGCGACGATCACGGAGGTGGTACCGGTCGTTCCAGACATGAGGACGATCCCCTTTCAGCCGGGAGGGCTGCGGAGTGAACGAGGGTTTACCGCCAATGTACTGAGCGGTGCCAGCCCCGGTCACCGGCCGGTCGGTGTGACGGCGCGCACGTTGCGTAACCGGCCGGTGGAGCGCTGCACTGTTCGCATGCTCACCAGAATCGACCACATCGGTATCGCCTGCTTCGACCTCGACAAGACGGTCGAGTTCTACCGCTCGACGTACGGCTTCGAGGTCTTCCACACCGAGGTCAACGAGGAGCAGGGGGTGCGCGAGGCCATGCTCAAGATCAACGAGACGTCCGACGGCGGCGCCTCCTACCTCCAGCTCCTCGAGCCCACCCGCGAGGACTCCACCGTCGCGAAGTGGCTCGCGAAGAACGGGGAGGGCGTCCACCACATCGCCTTCGGCACCGCCGACGTGGACGGCGACGCCGCAGCCGTCCGCGACAAGGGCGTCCGCGTCCTGTACGACGAGCCCCGGCGCGGCTCCATGGGGTCCAGGATCACGTTCCTGCACCCCAAGGACTGTCACGGCGTGCTGACCGAACTGGTCACGTCGGCTGAGCCCTCCTCAGCCGAGCACTGAACCGACGCGTCCCGGCCCGGTAGAGTGGGCCGCTCCGGGCCGGGGCCGGGTCGGGGCCGCCCTGCGGCGTCGTCGTCGGAAGCGTCGATCTGACACCATTCCCCGGGGGGCCGTTCGCCGGCGAACGGTGCCCGTACGAAGAGAGTTCGCGACCAGGGGACGGATGGGACCGCGCAGTGCGGGGCTACGAACGCCAGGAGAGCCACCGGGCTGACGACGACCACCTTTCGCGGTTCGAAGCCGAGATGGACCGGCTGAAGACCGAGCGGGAGAAGGCCGTCCAGCACGCCGAGGACCTCGGTTACCAGGTCGAGGTGTTGCGCGCCAAGCTCCACGAGGCCCGGCGCGCCATCGCGTCCCGGCCTGCCTACGACAGCGCCGACGTCGGCTACCAGGCCGAACAGATGCTGCGCAACGCCCAGATGCAGGCCGAGCAGATGCGCTCCGACGCGGAACGCGAGCTGCGCGAGGCCCGCGCCCAGACCCAGCGCATCCTCCAAGAGCACGCCGAGCACCAGGCCCGTCTCCAGGCCGAGTTGCACAACGAGGCCGTGCAGCGGCGCCAGCAGCTCGACCAGGAGCTCGCCGAGCGCCGCCGGACCGTCGAGGCGCACGTCAACGAGAACGTCGCCTGGGCGGAACAGCTCCGCGCCCGCACGGAGGCCCAGGCGCGGCGCCTGATGGAGGAGTCCCGCGCCGAGGCCGAGCAGGCCCTGGCCGCCGCCCGCGCCGAGGCCGCCCGCGTCGCGGAGGAGGCCCGCCAGCGGCTGGCCGCCGAGTCGGAGGCCGCCCGCGCCGAGGCCGAGTCGCTCCTGCTGCGCGCCCGCAAGGACGCCGAGCGGCTCCTCAACGCCGCCTCCACCCAGGCCCAGGAGGCCACCAGCCACGCCGAGCAGCTCCGTACGGCCACCGCGGGTGAGGCCGAGCAGGCCCGCCGCCAGGCCACCGAGCTGAGCCGCGCCGCCGAGCAGCGGATGCAGGAGGCGGAGGAGCGGCTGCGCCTGGCGCGCGCCGAGGCCGACAAGGTCGTCGCCGCCGCCACCGAGGACGCCGCCAAGCGGATCGCCGCCGCCGAGTCGGCCAACGAGCAGCGCACCCGTACGGCCAAGACGGAGATCGCCCGGCTGGTCGGGGAGGCCACCAAGGAGGCCGAGGCCCTTCGCGCCGACGCCGAGCAGGCCCTCGCCGACGCCCGCGCCGAGGCCGAGAAGCTCATCGCGGAGGCCGCGGAGAAGGCCCGTACGAAGGCCGCCGAGGACTCCGCCGCCCAGCTCGCCAACGCCGCCCGCGCCGCCGAGGAGATGCTCGGCAAGGCGTCCGACGAGGCGCAGGCGACCACCCGCAAGGCCGCCGAGGAGGCCGAGCGCATCCGCCGCGAGGCCGAGGCGGAGGCCGACCGGCTCGTCGGCGAGGCCGCCGACACGGCCGAGCAGCTCCGCGGCGCCGCGAAGGACGACACGAAGGAGTACCGGGCCAAGACCGTCGAGCTCCAGGAGGAGGCGCGGCGGCTGCGCGGGGAGGCCGAGCAGCTGCGGTCCGAGGCGATCGCGGAGGGCGAGCGCATCCGCGCCGAGGCGCGCCGCGAGTCCGTCCAGCAGATCGAGGAGGCCGCCAAGACCGCCGAGGAGCTGCTGACCAAGGCGAAGGCGGACGCGGACGAGCTGCGCACGGCGGCGACCGCCGAGAGCGAGCGGGTCCGTACGGAGGCGATCGAGCGGGCGACGGCGCTGCGCGCCCAGGCCGAGGAGATCCTGGAGCGCACGCGCGCCGAGGCCGAGCAGCTGCGCGCGGACGCCGAGGAGCAGGCCGACTCGGTGCGCTCCGCCGCGGAGGCCGCCGCCGAGGCGCTGCGCGAGGAGGCCGAGCGGGGTGTCGCGGCACGGCAGGCGGAGGCCGCCGAGGAGCTGACGCGGCTCCACGAGGAGGCGGGGGCCCGGCTCGCCGCAGCCGAGCAGGCCCTAGACGAGGCGCGCGCCGAGTCGGAGCGGCTGCGCCGTGAGGCGGCCGAGGAGACGGAGCGCCTGCGCGCGGAGGCCGCCGAGCGGCGGCGCACGCTCCAGGAGCAGGCCGAGCAGGAGGCCGAGCGGCTGCGTACCGAGGCCGCGGCGGACGCCTCCAGCTCGCGCGCCGAGGCGGAGAACACCGCCGTACGGCTCCGGGCCGAGGCCGCCGCCGAGGCGGAGCGGCTGAAGACGGAGGCGCAGGAGACCGCCGACCGCGTGCGCGCCGAGGCGCAGGCGGCGGCGGAGCGGCTCAAGACGGAGGCCGCCGAGGAGCTGGCGGCCGCGCAGGACGAGGCCAACCGGCGCCGCCGGGAGGCCGAGGAGACGCTCGGCACCGCGCGCGCCGAGGCGGACCTGGAGCGGGACCGCGCCCGGCAGCAGAGCGAGGAGCTGCTGGCGTCGGCCCGCAAGCGGGTCGAGGACGCCCAGGCGGAGGCGCAGCGGCTGGTCGAGGAGGCGGACCAGCGGGCCACGGAGCTGGTGTCCGCCGCCGAGCAGACCGCGCAGCAGGTGCGGGACTCGGTGGCCGGGCTCCAGGAGGCGGCCGAGGAGGAGATCGCCGGGCTGCGTTCGGCGGCCGAGCACGCGGCGGAGCGCACGCGCAACGAGGCGCAGGAGGAGGCGGACCGGGTCCGCGCCGACGCCTACCAGGAGCGGGAGCGGGCCGCGGAGGACGCGGCGCGGGTCCGGGAGCGCGCGCAGGAGGAGACCGAGGCGGCCAAGTCGCTCGCCGAACGGGCCGTCAAGGAGGCGCTGGCGGAGGCCGAGCGGCTCAAGACGGACAGCGCCGAGTACGCGCAGCGGGTACGGACGGAGGCGTCGGACTCGCTGGCGTCGGCCGAGCAGGACGCGGCGCGTACCCGGGCGGAGGCCCGCGGCGACGCCAACCGCATCCGGTCCGAGGCGGCCGCGCAGGCGGACCGGCTGGTCACGCAGGCGTCGGCTGAGGCGGAGAAGCTGGTCGGCGACGCCACGGAGCGGGCCGAGCGGATCGTCGGCGAGGCGACCGGTGAGGCGGAGCGGCTGACGGCGCACGCCACCGAGGAGGCCGACCGGCTCGCGACCGAGGCGGTCGAGGTCCTCGACGAGGCGCAGACCGAGGCCGCCCGCCTGCGGGACGAGGCGCGGGCCGAGGTGGAGCGGCTGCGGGACGAGGCGCGCAGGGACGCCGACAAACGGCGCTCCGACGCGGCGGAGCAGGCGGACACGCTCGTCGCGGAGGCCACCGGCGAGGCGGAGCGGCTGCGTGCCGAGGCGGCCGAGACGGTCGGTTCGGCGCAGCAGGCGGCCGAGCGCATCCGCG
This genomic window from Streptomyces thermolilacinus SPC6 contains:
- a CDS encoding glycosyltransferase family 2 protein; this encodes MLPDSDGTRGGYDYDAYSRLAGPLTDPGPAAYTVEYRSLLGREPRRIRAVLLMTLAPVLSAVLLAYLVWPSHRTRREGAPGWLVACDTVMLVSIGLICLFMLVNVVSIAHATLVARDPVPVPPEPGTRVAFLTTYVPGKEPLSMVRATLEGAVRVRHQGVLDVWLLDEGDDERARALCAELGIRHFTRRGVPEWNRPSGTHKARTKHGNYNAWLALHGGAYDYFASVDTDHVPLPNFLERMLGYFRDPDVAFVVGPQVYGNYDSAVTKAAESQQFLFHALIQRAGNRYRAPMFVGTNNVVRISALLQAGGLYDSVTEDMATGFELHRRRNPVTGRHWRSVYTPDVLAVGEGPASWTDFFTQQIRWSRGTYETLLKQFWKAPFSLPPGRLLNYTLMLVYYPMTAVNWLLGVLSCVLHLWFGASGTQVSTSVWLMLYSDAAALQIGLYLWNRRHNVSPHEPEGSGGVAGMAMSALSAPVYLRSLTSAVLRTSGRFVVTPKGGRASPDRLLTFRVHLGWAAVLAASLLASVHFGHTHAAMRTWAVLALAVSIAPVAVWAWSAARERRAATGRATAALPAAEHGEDPEAALATTPGGN
- a CDS encoding MTH1187 family thiamine-binding protein, with translation MIVAFSVTPLGVGEDVGEYVAEAVRVVRESGLPNRTDAMFTSVEGEWDEVMDVVRRAVAAVEARAPRVSLVLKADIRPGVTDGLTSKVETVERHLA
- a CDS encoding DUF3817 domain-containing protein, with amino-acid sequence MDIKTASALHRLRLVSGPEAVSFLVLLVCSVLKRTTEFNAVPFMGAVHGFLFLLYVVFWLDAWKNAKWDVRTGALYFVLSVVPFGGFYADRKLKRAADDAVIASRARREGTVDA
- a CDS encoding AIM24 family protein; the encoded protein is MATFRLQGSKVLAVDLSGDAVRAKNGSMVAYEGDMAFKKMSGGGEGLRGMVTRRLTGEQLEVMEVRGQGVCYFADRASDITLLALHGDKLNVEASNLLCSDGSLRTGTTFTGLRGGATGTGLFTTTVEGSGQVAIMSDGPAVVLRVTPRFPLAVDPGAYVAHQGNLRQTFQSGVTFRTLLGEGGGEAFQIRFEGDGLVYVQPSERNTVGGDV
- a CDS encoding AIM24 family protein, whose protein sequence is MPFREINSKMVEATVAPGQRMFSQRGAMLAYTGDVTFTPNTAGGQGGVMAMLGRRAAGEAAPLMTVEGSGTVLFGHGGHHVQVIRLSGETLYVEADRLLAFDGTLEQGTMFMGSQGGVMGMVRGQVTGQGLFTTTLKGHGAVAVMAHGGVIELPIAPGRPVHVDPQAYVAHHGDVRNKLSTALGWRDMVGRGSGEAFQLELSGSGAVYVQASEEKL
- a CDS encoding AIM24 family protein, translated to MSTTAVFDPSNLPSDDNVNPYTFCVDLKGSRWFLQKGKMIAYYGDIAFNGVGHGPLDRLVRTSFHSPMHAGDWVVAEGSGKMLLADRAFDVNSYDLEDGNLTIRAGNLLAFEPSLSLKQSIVPGFLTLIGTGKFVAASNGPVVFMEPPIRVDPQALVGWADCPSPCHHYDHGYMKGVLGGLRALTGMGGASGEEHQFEFVGAGTVLLQSSEALMPEQGTGTVPHEPGVPGGGAPPAGHGSGHGSQGAVPGLPGQLGDLRRRFGL
- a CDS encoding MarR family winged helix-turn-helix transcriptional regulator, which codes for METETATPWLTDAEQCAWRTYLDVNRLLTYQMEKDLQPFGLTYNDYEILVNLSESPDRRMRMSDLAAATLQSKSRLSHQITRMENAGLVRRENCESDRRGLYAVLTDQGMETMRKVAPHHVESVRRHFIDQLSPEALSGLHASLGPIAEHLRGLRGKP
- the meaB gene encoding methylmalonyl Co-A mutase-associated GTPase MeaB — protein: MVDVPALVAQAREGRPRAVARLISLVEGASPQLREVMAALAPLSGGAYVVGLTGSPGVGKSTSTSALVSAYRRAGKRVGVLAVDPSSPFSGGALLGDRVRMSEHASDPGVYIRSMATRGHLGGLAWAAPQAIRVLDAAGCDVVLVETVGVGQSEVEIASQADTSVVLLAPGMGDGIQAAKAGILEIGDVYVVNKADRDGADATARELNHMLGLGESRAPGDWRPPIVKTVAARGEGVDEVVEALEKHRAWMEEHGVLAERRRARAAHEVETIAVTALRERIGDLSGDRRLGTLAERIVAGELDPYAAADELVAGLTGR
- a CDS encoding acetyl-CoA C-acetyltransferase, translating into MSGTTGTTSVIVAGARTPMGRLLGSLKSFSGADLGGFAIKAALDRAGIGGDQVQYVIMGQVLTGGAGQIPARQAAVKAGIPMSVPALTVNKVCLSGLDAIALADQLIRAGEFDVIVAGGQESMTNAPHLLPKSREGYKYGAIEMLDSMAHDGLTDPFEHIAMGYSTERHNTRLGIGRAEQDEVSALSHQRAAAAQKNGLFEAEITPIEIPQRKGDPVICAKDEGIRPDTTVETLAKLRPAFDKDGTITAGSSSQISDGAAAVVVMSKAKAEELGLEWIAEIGAHGNVAGPDNSLQSQPSNAILHALKKEGLGVEDLDLIEINEAFGAVAVQSMKDLGVSPEKVNVNGGAIALGHPIGMSGARIVLHLALELKRRGGGIGAAGLCGGGGQGDALIVRVPSASAK